Genomic segment of bacterium BMS3Abin11:
GCGTGCTCGGTCAATGACTCCCTTAGCGGTGCATTGACAAACTCCCGGTGACCATCGTCATATTCGATTTCCACTTCAGCTTCTTTCAGCCAGTGTAGACAGGGCACGTCAGTACGATAGGGAACCAGCCCATTGCTCAGTAATTCGGGATGCCCATAAAGAATTTCGTCTGTGAGCGGTATAAATATGTTTATCGTCATGATTTTTCGCTCCTGTAATCTGTTGCTTCACTGAAGGATTTCAATAATCTGAAAGCCTGTAGATTTCCTTAGGTATAGTGAAGCAGATCGGACTGGCAGCAGAACCCCGAAGGAATGGCAATATGATGTATAATTATGGTGAAAAAATGGTTTTTTCACAGGACGCTGACTTCGCCCCCATACTGATATACTGTTGCGCGCGAAAACTATGGAGCACCTGCCTTTATGAGTAAAAAAATTGCCATCGTCGAAGACGATCCTGATCAACGTGAAAACTATGCTGATGCCATGACTATGCATGGCTTTGAAGTAACTACCTACCCAAACAGGCGTGAAGCGTTGAAAGGATTCAAAGACGAACTGCCAGATCTGGCAATACTGGACATCATGCTGGAAGACGAACCCGACGGTGGATTCGACCTGTGCCGTGAGTTGCGAAGCATGTCCAGGAATCTACCTATTATTTTCCTGACCGCACGCGACAACGATATTGACACAGTATCAGGCCTGCGCCTGGATGCATGGGATTACCTCACAAAACCGGTAAATTTACAGTACCTGGCCGTACGTGTGTCCTCATTATTCCGTAT
This window contains:
- the creB gene encoding transcriptional regulatory protein CreB, whose product is MSKKIAIVEDDPDQRENYADAMTMHGFEVTTYPNRREALKGFKDELPDLAILDIMLEDEPDGGFDLCRELRSMSRNLPIIFLTARDNDIDTVSGLRLDAWDYLTKPVNLQYLAVRVSSLFRIVDTLSAHTTTNDKVYRLGDLMVDQQSMSITWKDQPLNLTLTEYWLVESMSRHPGHVRTYDHMMQVTRQSMVERNTINGYIRRIRNKFKEIDSNFDSIQTVFGVGYRWKS